In Rahnella sikkimica, the following are encoded in one genomic region:
- the rnm gene encoding RNase RNM: MTSPTTASPSADDQTSGTAFKIYDLHSHTTASDGYLTPEALVARAVEMRVGVLAITDHDSTEGLARAAQAIASLQLPLQLVNGVEISTLWENHEIHIVGLGIDPEHPAMVSLLKSQAELRQQRAQEMGNRLAKARIDGAWEGALRLAQGGAVTRAHFARFLVEFGAADNIAQVFKKYLAKGKTGYVPPQWCTIEQSIGAIHQSGGQAVVAHPGRYDLSTKWLKRLLAYFAEQGGDAMEVAQCQQAPNERAQLAAYARDYHLLASQGSDFHQPCSWIELGRKLWLPAGVEPVWQHWPVAAEKPEIERV; the protein is encoded by the coding sequence ATAACTTCGCCAACAACAGCTTCACCCTCAGCAGACGATCAGACTTCCGGCACTGCATTCAAGATTTACGATCTTCACAGCCACACGACGGCATCGGACGGCTATTTAACACCCGAAGCACTGGTGGCCCGCGCCGTTGAAATGCGGGTTGGCGTTCTGGCGATCACCGATCACGACAGCACCGAAGGGCTGGCGCGTGCGGCGCAGGCGATTGCCAGCCTGCAACTGCCGCTGCAACTGGTGAACGGCGTTGAGATTTCGACGCTGTGGGAAAACCACGAGATCCATATCGTCGGATTAGGGATTGACCCGGAACATCCGGCGATGGTGAGTTTGCTCAAAAGCCAGGCCGAACTGCGCCAGCAGCGCGCACAGGAAATGGGCAACAGGCTGGCGAAAGCGCGCATCGACGGTGCGTGGGAAGGGGCACTGCGTCTGGCGCAGGGCGGAGCCGTCACCCGCGCCCATTTTGCACGCTTTCTGGTCGAATTTGGCGCAGCGGATAACATCGCGCAGGTCTTCAAAAAGTACCTTGCCAAGGGCAAGACCGGCTACGTTCCGCCACAGTGGTGTACAATAGAACAATCTATCGGGGCCATTCATCAGTCTGGCGGGCAGGCCGTCGTCGCGCATCCGGGGCGTTATGACCTGTCGACAAAATGGCTGAAACGCCTGCTGGCCTATTTTGCTGAGCAGGGCGGTGATGCGATGGAAGTCGCGCAATGTCAGCAAGCGCCCAACGAACGCGCACAGCTTGCGGCCTATGCCCGTGATTATCATCTTCTGGCCTCGCAAGGTTCTGATTTCCATCAGCCCTGCTCGTGGATTGAGCTGGGGCGAAAACTTTGGCTTCCCGCAGGCGTGGAACCGGTATGGCAACACTGGCCGGTAGCCGCAGAAAAGCCTGAAATTGAACGGGTCTGA
- the cobT gene encoding nicotinate-nucleotide--dimethylbenzimidazole phosphoribosyltransferase: MASLANIIRQIAEPDADAARAAAERLDSLVKPLGSLGRLELLAIQLASIRGKAPLKFPSKEILVMAADHGVWQEGVTPSPQVVTAIQAVNIVQGKAGVSVLARNAGAQVTLVDCGILGPDIPGTLNHKVAQGTGNIATGPAMTREEAESLLVWSAERVIAKAESGLSLLAVGELGMANTTPAAAMVAVLTGAAPAQTVGLGANLPPERLAHKISVVEKAIAVNQPDASDALDVMAKVGGFELVGMAGAMIGAAAAGIPVVLDGFLSYASALAACQIAPALKPYLIPSHLSAEQGTTIALKALGLQPYFDLSLRLGEGSGAALALPLIDAACAIHNEMATLAECQITL, translated from the coding sequence ATGGCTTCGCTGGCAAATATTATCCGTCAGATTGCAGAACCCGACGCAGACGCCGCACGGGCTGCCGCAGAACGTCTGGACAGCCTGGTTAAACCGTTGGGCAGTCTCGGGCGTCTGGAGCTGCTGGCTATTCAGCTGGCGTCGATTCGCGGTAAAGCGCCGCTGAAATTCCCCAGCAAAGAGATTCTGGTGATGGCCGCCGATCACGGCGTGTGGCAGGAAGGCGTGACGCCTTCGCCGCAGGTCGTCACTGCGATTCAGGCGGTGAATATCGTCCAGGGAAAAGCCGGTGTTTCCGTGCTGGCGCGTAACGCCGGTGCGCAGGTGACGCTGGTTGACTGCGGGATCCTTGGCCCGGATATTCCCGGCACGCTCAACCACAAAGTTGCGCAGGGTACCGGGAATATTGCGACCGGCCCGGCGATGACCCGTGAAGAGGCGGAATCCCTGCTGGTCTGGAGCGCAGAGCGCGTGATAGCGAAAGCGGAAAGCGGGCTTTCTCTGCTGGCGGTCGGCGAACTGGGTATGGCAAACACCACGCCCGCAGCGGCGATGGTCGCGGTGCTGACCGGTGCAGCGCCTGCGCAAACGGTCGGGCTGGGCGCAAACCTTCCGCCGGAGCGGCTGGCGCATAAAATCAGCGTGGTGGAAAAAGCCATCGCGGTGAATCAGCCGGACGCCTCGGACGCGCTGGATGTGATGGCGAAAGTCGGCGGGTTTGAACTGGTCGGTATGGCAGGCGCGATGATTGGTGCGGCGGCGGCCGGAATTCCGGTGGTGCTGGACGGGTTCCTGTCTTACGCCTCGGCACTGGCGGCCTGCCAGATTGCACCGGCGCTGAAACCCTATCTTATTCCGTCACATCTTTCGGCGGAGCAGGGCACAACAATTGCCCTGAAAGCGCTGGGGTTGCAGCCATATTTTGACCTGAGTTTGCGTCTGGGCGAAGGCAGCGGTGCCGCGCTGGCGTTACCGCTGATTGATGCCGCCTGCGCGATTCACAATGAAATGGCGACGCTGGCGGAGTGTCAGATAACGCTTTGA
- the cobU gene encoding bifunctional adenosylcobinamide kinase/adenosylcobinamide-phosphate guanylyltransferase: MMLITGGARSGKSRFAEQIAEKRGGDVLYIATSAVTDAEMAERIRFHQQQRPAHWHTFERHRDLADVVRLKQAEFPTIVIECITTLITNLLFDMDGEADPEAMDFIAIEQHILAQITDLTDAAQHCESEVILVTNEVGMGIVPDNLLSRRFRDIAGRVNQQLAAAADEVYLVVSGIPVPVKTSA; the protein is encoded by the coding sequence ATGATGCTGATTACCGGCGGCGCGCGCAGCGGTAAAAGCCGTTTTGCCGAACAGATCGCAGAAAAGCGCGGCGGAGACGTGTTGTATATCGCCACGTCTGCGGTGACTGATGCGGAAATGGCCGAGCGGATCCGCTTTCACCAGCAGCAACGTCCGGCACACTGGCACACGTTTGAACGTCACCGCGATTTAGCCGACGTTGTGCGCCTGAAGCAGGCTGAATTCCCGACGATCGTCATTGAATGCATCACCACGCTGATTACCAATTTGCTGTTTGATATGGACGGAGAAGCTGATCCGGAAGCGATGGATTTCATCGCCATCGAACAGCATATTCTGGCGCAAATCACTGATCTGACTGACGCCGCGCAGCATTGTGAATCGGAAGTGATTCTTGTCACCAATGAAGTCGGTATGGGAATTGTGCCGGATAACCTGTTGTCGCGACGCTTTCGTGACATCGCCGGGCGGGTGAACCAGCAACTGGCGGCTGCGGCAGATGAGGTTTATCTGGTCGTTTCCGGGATCCCGGTGCCGGTAAAAACTTCTGCGTAA
- the cobO gene encoding cob(I)yrinic acid a,c-diamide adenosyltransferase: MTEDRHKQRQQKLKEQVDARIDAAKEQRGILIVFTGNGKGKTTAAFGTVTRAVGHGMRAAVIQFIKGEWPNGEKNLLEPHGVEFQVMATGFTWETQNKETDTAACQAVWQHGERMLADTSLDLVVLDELTYMVSFGYLDLQEVIDALNARPAHQTVIITGRGCHRDLLELADTVSELRPVKHAFDAGIMAQQGIDW, encoded by the coding sequence ATGACTGAAGATCGCCACAAACAGCGCCAGCAAAAGCTGAAAGAACAGGTCGATGCGCGTATTGACGCAGCAAAAGAACAACGCGGTATTTTGATTGTGTTTACCGGCAACGGCAAAGGCAAAACCACTGCCGCTTTCGGGACGGTGACCCGCGCCGTCGGGCACGGAATGCGCGCGGCGGTGATTCAGTTTATTAAAGGCGAATGGCCGAACGGCGAGAAGAATTTGCTGGAGCCGCACGGTGTTGAATTCCAGGTGATGGCCACCGGCTTTACCTGGGAAACGCAGAATAAAGAAACGGACACCGCCGCCTGTCAGGCCGTCTGGCAGCACGGAGAACGTATGCTGGCCGATACCTCTTTAGATCTCGTGGTGCTCGATGAACTGACGTACATGGTCAGTTTCGGCTATCTGGATTTACAGGAAGTGATTGATGCGCTGAATGCCCGTCCGGCGCACCAGACGGTGATTATTACCGGCCGTGGCTGCCATCGGGATCTGCTGGAACTGGCCGATACCGTCAGCGAGCTGCGTCCGGTGAAACATGCTTTTGATGCGGGCATTATGGCGCAGCAGGGCATCGACTGGTAA
- the cobS gene encoding adenosylcobinamide-GDP ribazoletransferase, translating into MMTWRLFLAMLQFLTRIPVKERWCDGVEMKDYPRGIACFPFVGLVVGLLSALVWGILVPHVGPFPAAICAVLAHIVLTGALHLDGLADTCDGLFSVRSRERILEIMRDSRIGTNGALALIIAILLRTALIYQLSADGLAVFTALVVTPVVGRGMMSVMMFRQSYARESGMGNLFIGKISEGRFYATLLLMAALVLCIAGFSSLFALLVTLCFTLTFRRFVASRIGGQTGDTLGAACELSELVFLFFLLWH; encoded by the coding sequence ATGATGACGTGGCGTCTGTTTCTCGCGATGTTGCAGTTCCTCACCCGCATACCGGTCAAAGAACGCTGGTGCGACGGCGTTGAAATGAAAGATTATCCGCGCGGGATTGCGTGTTTCCCTTTCGTCGGGCTGGTTGTCGGCCTGCTTTCTGCGCTGGTCTGGGGGATTCTGGTTCCGCACGTCGGTCCATTTCCGGCGGCCATATGTGCCGTTCTCGCCCACATTGTGCTGACCGGAGCACTACATCTTGACGGTCTGGCAGATACCTGTGACGGGCTGTTTTCGGTGCGCAGCCGGGAGCGTATTCTGGAAATTATGCGCGACAGCCGCATTGGCACCAACGGCGCGCTGGCGCTGATTATCGCGATTTTACTGCGCACTGCGCTGATTTATCAGTTAAGCGCCGACGGGCTGGCGGTGTTTACGGCACTGGTCGTAACGCCGGTTGTCGGGCGGGGAATGATGTCCGTCATGATGTTCCGGCAGTCTTACGCCCGTGAATCAGGCATGGGCAACCTGTTTATCGGCAAAATCAGCGAAGGGCGCTTTTATGCGACGCTGCTGCTGATGGCGGCGCTGGTTCTGTGCATCGCCGGTTTTTCCTCACTGTTTGCCCTGCTGGTCACGCTGTGCTTTACCTTAACATTCCGCCGCTTTGTCGCCAGCCGTATTGGCGGGCAAACCGGTGACACGTTAGGCGCGGCCTGCGAATTAAGCGAACTGGTATTTTTGTTCTTCCTTTTATGGCACTGA
- a CDS encoding YciK family oxidoreductase, with protein MHYHPKSDLLSNRIILITGAGDGIGREAALTYARFGAQVILLGRTESKLASVQQEITAKNLRPAFIYALDLLTATEQDCQRVARQITEWVPHLDGVLHNAGLLTEITPMADIELQDWMNVMQVNVNATFMLTQALLPLLLKSASASLVFTTSSVGREGRSGWGAYAVSKFATEGMMQVLAEEHKHTGLRVNCINPGGTRTGMRASAFPDENKDKLKTPAEIMPLYLYLMGDDSRRKTGISFDAQPGRKAGPAE; from the coding sequence ATGCATTACCATCCGAAATCTGACCTGCTCAGCAACCGTATTATTCTCATCACTGGCGCGGGTGACGGCATCGGACGCGAAGCGGCGCTGACCTACGCCCGCTTTGGTGCGCAAGTCATTTTACTTGGCCGCACCGAAAGCAAACTGGCCAGCGTTCAGCAGGAAATAACCGCGAAAAATCTGCGTCCCGCGTTCATTTATGCACTCGATTTACTGACCGCGACTGAGCAGGATTGCCAGCGCGTCGCCCGCCAGATTACCGAATGGGTGCCGCATCTCGACGGTGTTTTACATAACGCCGGGCTGCTGACGGAGATTACGCCGATGGCCGACATTGAGTTGCAGGACTGGATGAACGTCATGCAGGTGAACGTCAACGCGACGTTTATGCTCACGCAGGCTTTGCTGCCGCTGCTGCTCAAATCCGCCAGCGCATCGCTGGTGTTCACCACCTCCAGCGTCGGGCGCGAAGGCCGCAGTGGCTGGGGCGCTTACGCGGTATCGAAATTCGCCACCGAAGGCATGATGCAGGTGCTGGCCGAAGAACATAAACACACCGGTCTGCGCGTGAACTGCATCAATCCAGGCGGAACCCGTACCGGTATGCGTGCGTCAGCGTTCCCCGATGAAAACAAAGATAAACTCAAAACACCGGCAGAAATTATGCCGCTGTATCTCTATCTGATGGGCGATGACAGCCGTCGTAAAACCGGCATCAGCTTTGATGCCCAGCCGGGCCGTAAAGCCGGTCCAGCCGAATAA
- the cobC gene encoding alpha-ribazole phosphatase, which yields MKLYLIRHGQTQANVDGVFCGSSDIALTAQGETQAQHVARQLAETPLDCVIHSGMRRSQATAEFIVNGRDITVEAQPLLKEMGFGEWEMRHHKELEASEAQGYQQWCQDWQKAAVPQGESFSEFTGRIRQALQQIHLRPLENHVAIVAHQGSLSLLLAMMLKLAPADMWRFPFKQGCLCEIDLSPGACVIQRFNDSGI from the coding sequence ATGAAACTGTATCTGATACGACACGGACAAACTCAGGCAAACGTCGACGGCGTTTTCTGCGGCAGCAGCGATATCGCGCTGACGGCACAAGGCGAAACGCAGGCGCAGCACGTTGCACGCCAGCTGGCGGAAACGCCGCTCGATTGTGTGATCCACTCCGGTATGCGCCGCAGTCAGGCCACGGCAGAATTTATTGTTAATGGCCGTGACATCACTGTGGAAGCCCAGCCGCTGCTCAAAGAAATGGGGTTCGGCGAATGGGAAATGCGTCATCACAAAGAGCTGGAAGCCTCGGAAGCGCAGGGCTATCAGCAATGGTGTCAGGACTGGCAAAAAGCCGCCGTGCCTCAGGGCGAATCGTTCTCTGAATTCACCGGGCGGATCCGTCAGGCGTTGCAGCAAATTCACCTTCGCCCGCTGGAAAACCACGTGGCCATTGTGGCGCATCAGGGTTCGCTCAGCCTCTTGCTGGCGATGATGCTGAAACTCGCGCCCGCCGATATGTGGCGCTTTCCGTTTAAACAAGGCTGTCTGTGCGAAATCGATTTAAGTCCGGGAGCCTGCGTTATCCAGCGATTTAACGACAGCGGTATTTAA
- the rluB gene encoding 23S rRNA pseudouridine(2605) synthase RluB produces the protein MKYQKPKNALDSTEGQTEKLQKVLARAGHGSRREVEAMIQAGRVSVDGKIATLGDRVEVTGGTKIRLDGHVLSVMESQDTVCRVLAYYKPEGELCTRSDPEGRPTVFDRLPKMRGSRWIAVGRLDVNTSGLLLFTTDGELANRLMHPSREVEREYAVRVFGQVDDEKIKQLSRGVQLEDGPAAFRSIKFQGGEGLNQWYNVTLTEGRNREVRRLWEAVGVQVSRLIRVRYGDLNLPKGLPRGGYKELDLPDINYLRTLVDMTEETVSKLPVERDRRRVKANQIRRAVKRHTSVAPARRTTGPAKRG, from the coding sequence GTGAAGTACCAGAAGCCGAAAAACGCGCTGGACAGCACCGAAGGGCAAACTGAAAAACTGCAAAAAGTTCTCGCGCGTGCGGGCCACGGTTCACGTCGTGAAGTTGAAGCGATGATCCAGGCTGGCCGCGTCAGCGTTGACGGTAAAATCGCGACGCTGGGCGACCGTGTTGAAGTGACCGGTGGGACGAAAATCCGTCTCGATGGCCACGTGCTGTCGGTGATGGAGTCTCAGGACACCGTCTGCCGCGTGCTGGCATACTACAAACCGGAAGGCGAACTGTGTACGCGCAGTGATCCGGAAGGGCGTCCGACCGTGTTTGACCGCTTGCCGAAAATGCGCGGTTCACGCTGGATTGCCGTGGGTCGTCTGGACGTTAACACCTCGGGCCTGCTGTTATTTACCACCGACGGTGAACTGGCTAACCGCCTGATGCACCCGAGCCGTGAAGTGGAACGTGAGTATGCGGTACGCGTATTCGGTCAGGTTGATGATGAAAAAATCAAACAACTGAGCCGTGGCGTGCAGCTGGAAGACGGCCCTGCCGCTTTCCGCTCCATCAAATTCCAGGGCGGCGAAGGCCTGAACCAGTGGTACAACGTGACCCTGACAGAAGGGCGTAACCGTGAAGTTCGTCGTCTGTGGGAAGCCGTTGGCGTCCAGGTCAGCCGTCTGATCCGCGTGCGTTACGGTGATCTGAACCTGCCTAAAGGCCTGCCTCGCGGCGGCTATAAAGAGCTGGATCTGCCGGACATCAACTATCTGCGCACACTGGTCGATATGACAGAAGAAACCGTCAGCAAACTGCCGGTTGAGCGCGATCGTCGTCGTGTTAAAGCCAACCAGATCCGTCGCGCCGTTAAGCGCCACACGTCTGTGGCTCCGGCACGTCGCACCACCGGCCCGGCTAAACGGGGTTAA
- a CDS encoding L-threonylcarbamoyladenylate synthase — MSQYFYIHPENPQPRLISQAVELLRKGNVIVYPTDSGYALGCRLEEKNAMERICRIRQLDGNHNFTLVCRDLSELSTYAYVDNSAFRLIKNNTPGNYTFILKATKEVPRRLMSEKRKTIGLRVPSNPIAIALLDALGEPLMSTTLMLPGNDFAESDPEDIKDRLGKLVDLVIDGGSLGQQPTTVIDLTESSPEVVREGAGDPTPFR, encoded by the coding sequence ATGAGTCAATATTTTTATATTCACCCTGAAAATCCGCAGCCGCGTCTGATCAGTCAGGCCGTTGAATTACTGCGTAAAGGGAATGTGATCGTGTATCCGACAGATTCGGGCTACGCGTTAGGTTGTCGTCTGGAAGAAAAAAACGCGATGGAACGCATTTGCCGTATCCGTCAGCTGGACGGTAACCACAACTTCACGCTGGTCTGCCGCGATTTGTCCGAGCTGTCCACTTACGCTTACGTGGACAACTCCGCTTTCCGTCTGATCAAAAATAATACGCCGGGCAACTACACGTTCATTCTGAAAGCGACGAAAGAAGTACCGCGCCGTCTGATGAGCGAAAAGCGTAAGACGATCGGTTTACGCGTGCCGTCTAACCCGATTGCGATTGCACTGCTCGACGCGCTGGGTGAACCGCTGATGTCCACCACGCTGATGCTGCCGGGCAATGACTTTGCAGAATCTGACCCGGAAGACATCAAAGATCGTCTGGGTAAACTGGTCGATCTGGTGATTGACGGCGGTTCGCTGGGGCAGCAGCCGACCACGGTCATCGACCTGACCGAGTCATCGCCGGAAGTGGTTCGCGAAGGCGCTGGCGATCCGACGCCGTTCCGTTAA
- the sohB gene encoding protease SohB yields the protein MDLLSLYGLFLAKVVTVVIAIGALVVLVVGLRHRKSHGKGELQLVDLGEQYREMQREMRSARLSPAELKIRSKELKKKDKAEAKQKKLQAKAGEVKSKPCLYVLDFKGSMDAHEVTSLREEISAVLAVATSEDEVLLRLESPGGVVHGYGLAASQLVRLRQSGIRLTVAVDKVAASGGYMMACVADRIVAAPFAIIGSIGVVAQIPNFNRLLKKNDIDIELHTAGEFKRTLTLLGENTEEGREKFREDLNETHVLFKEFVHQNRPSLDIDTVATGEHWFGTQARENGLIDAIGTSDDLLIAEMKNHEVIAVRYARRKRMMDRFTGSAAESADRLFLRWLQRSQKPLL from the coding sequence GTGGATTTACTTTCTCTTTATGGGCTGTTTTTGGCCAAAGTAGTGACCGTAGTGATCGCCATTGGTGCGCTCGTGGTATTGGTGGTCGGCCTTCGTCATCGCAAATCTCACGGGAAAGGTGAGTTGCAGCTGGTCGATTTAGGGGAGCAGTACCGCGAAATGCAGCGTGAAATGCGCAGCGCGCGTCTGAGTCCTGCGGAGCTGAAAATCCGCAGTAAAGAACTGAAGAAAAAGGATAAAGCGGAAGCCAAACAGAAAAAACTGCAGGCCAAAGCGGGCGAAGTTAAATCCAAACCTTGTCTGTATGTTCTCGATTTCAAAGGCAGTATGGATGCGCATGAAGTGACTTCGCTGCGCGAAGAAATTTCTGCGGTACTTGCGGTGGCGACGTCGGAAGATGAAGTGCTGTTGCGCCTCGAAAGTCCGGGTGGCGTGGTTCACGGTTACGGCCTGGCGGCTTCGCAGCTGGTTCGTCTGCGCCAGAGCGGGATCCGCCTGACGGTGGCGGTCGATAAAGTTGCCGCCAGCGGCGGGTATATGATGGCCTGTGTGGCTGACCGTATTGTCGCCGCGCCGTTTGCCATTATCGGTTCGATTGGCGTGGTTGCGCAGATCCCTAACTTCAACCGCTTACTGAAAAAGAACGATATTGATATCGAACTGCACACGGCGGGTGAATTCAAACGCACCCTGACGCTGCTTGGTGAAAACACCGAAGAAGGGCGTGAGAAATTCCGCGAGGATCTCAACGAAACGCACGTGCTGTTCAAGGAGTTTGTGCATCAGAATCGTCCGTCGCTGGATATCGATACTGTGGCAACCGGTGAACACTGGTTTGGGACGCAGGCGCGTGAAAATGGCCTGATTGACGCCATCGGCACCAGTGATGATTTGCTGATTGCAGAGATGAAAAATCATGAAGTGATTGCGGTGCGTTATGCCCGCCGTAAACGCATGATGGACAGATTCACCGGTAGCGCGGCAGAAAGCGCAGATCGTCTGTTCCTGCGCTGGTTGCAGCGAAGCCAGAAGCCGCTGCTGTAA
- a CDS encoding YciN family protein — MHENTSAISREALLAEANKVIREHDEYLSGMTATGVEQKGNVLVFRGEFFMDENGLPTRKTTAVFNMFKHLAHLFSEKYHLED, encoded by the coding sequence ATGCACGAAAATACATCGGCAATAAGTCGCGAAGCTTTACTGGCCGAAGCGAATAAGGTTATCCGTGAGCACGACGAGTATCTTAGCGGAATGACCGCAACCGGGGTTGAACAGAAAGGCAATGTACTGGTTTTTCGCGGTGAATTTTTTATGGATGAAAACGGTTTACCAACCCGAAAAACGACAGCGGTATTTAATATGTTTAAACACCTGGCCCATCTTTTTTCAGAAAAATACCATCTCGAAGATTGA
- a CDS encoding anthranilate synthase component 1: MTIQKPRLELLTAQGCYRGDPTAIFHQLCGARPATLLLESSEVTSKENLKSLLIVDSALRITALGSRVSIQALTPNGASLLPLIDSALPSEIRNDVRPNGRELSFPAIDQMQDEDARLRSRSVFDALRSILTSVESPAEEREAMFLGGLFAYDLVAGFEDLPQLASDQRCPDFCFYLAETLLVLDHQNRTCRLQASLFTPSSEEKQRLHERLEQLQHQLQLPPHAIPHQSVPEMQLSVNQTDEVFGAVVEKMKVAIRAGEIFQVVPSRRFSLPCPAPLAAYETLKNNNPSPYMFYMQDNDFTLFGASPESALKYDATNRQIEIYPIAGTRPRGRRADGSLDLDLDSRIELEMRTDHKELAEHLMLVDLARNDLARICEPGSRYVADLTKVDRYSFVMHLVSRVVGTLRADLDVLHAYQAVMNMGTLTGAPKVRAMQLISASEQTRRGSYGGAVGYFTAHGDLDTCIVIRSAYVEDGIATVQAGGGVVLDSVPQAEADETRNKARAVLRAIATAHNAKEVF; encoded by the coding sequence ATGACTATTCAAAAACCACGTTTAGAATTGCTGACCGCACAGGGATGTTACCGCGGCGATCCAACGGCCATCTTCCATCAGCTGTGCGGCGCACGTCCGGCGACCCTGCTGCTGGAATCTTCCGAAGTGACCAGCAAGGAAAACCTGAAGAGCCTGTTGATTGTCGACAGCGCCCTGCGCATCACAGCGCTGGGTTCCCGGGTTTCCATTCAGGCACTGACCCCGAACGGTGCGTCTTTACTGCCGCTGATTGACAGTGCGTTGCCGTCTGAAATCCGCAATGACGTGCGCCCGAATGGTCGCGAACTGTCGTTCCCGGCGATTGACCAGATGCAGGATGAAGATGCGCGTCTGCGTTCCCGCTCCGTTTTCGATGCCCTGCGCAGCATTCTGACCTCGGTGGAATCGCCGGCGGAAGAACGCGAAGCGATGTTCCTCGGCGGACTGTTTGCTTATGACCTGGTCGCCGGTTTCGAAGATTTGCCGCAGTTAGCCTCTGACCAGCGTTGCCCGGATTTCTGCTTCTATCTGGCAGAAACACTGCTGGTACTCGACCACCAGAACCGCACCTGCCGTTTACAGGCCAGCCTCTTCACGCCGTCTTCTGAGGAAAAACAGCGTCTGCACGAACGTCTGGAACAGCTGCAACATCAGCTGCAATTGCCGCCACACGCCATCCCGCACCAGAGCGTGCCGGAGATGCAGTTAAGCGTGAACCAGACCGATGAAGTGTTTGGTGCCGTGGTTGAGAAAATGAAAGTGGCGATCCGCGCCGGTGAAATTTTCCAGGTTGTGCCGTCACGCCGTTTCTCCCTGCCATGCCCTGCGCCGCTGGCGGCCTACGAAACGCTGAAAAATAACAACCCAAGCCCGTACATGTTCTACATGCAGGACAACGATTTCACGCTGTTCGGCGCGTCACCGGAAAGCGCACTTAAATACGATGCAACTAACCGCCAGATTGAAATCTACCCGATTGCCGGTACCCGCCCGCGTGGCCGTCGTGCTGACGGTTCGCTGGATCTGGATCTCGACAGCCGTATCGAACTGGAAATGCGTACCGACCATAAAGAGCTGGCCGAACATCTGATGCTGGTTGATTTAGCCCGTAACGATCTGGCGCGTATCTGCGAACCGGGCAGCCGTTACGTCGCTGACCTGACCAAAGTCGACCGTTATTCCTTCGTGATGCATCTGGTGTCCCGCGTTGTCGGCACGCTGCGCGCCGATCTGGACGTGCTGCACGCTTATCAGGCCGTCATGAATATGGGCACGCTGACCGGCGCACCTAAAGTCCGCGCCATGCAATTGATTTCGGCGTCTGAGCAAACCCGTCGCGGCAGTTACGGCGGCGCTGTCGGCTACTTCACCGCGCACGGTGATCTGGATACCTGCATCGTTATCCGCTCAGCCTACGTGGAAGACGGCATTGCCACCGTTCAGGCGGGCGGCGGCGTGGTCCTCGATTCCGTCCCGCAGGCCGAAGCTGACGAAACCCGTAATAAAGCCCGTGCCGTGCTGCGCGCCATCGCCACTGCCCACAATGCGAAAGAGGTATTTTAA